The Gehongia tenuis sequence ATCGCCGCGGTAAACCGGGGGGAGGTCGTCCGCTGCTCGGTGATGGAAGGCAGGGTCGCTGCGGGGAGCGAAGGCCTGTCCGGCGGCATTGTGGGCCAAAATGAAAAGGGCACGGTGGAAATGTGCACCGCGGAAAAGACCGCTGTGGAAGGGCAGAAGGCCGGCGGCATGGCTGCGGAAAACAGCGGAGATATTCTGAAATGCACCGTGAAAGGCACTGTGACGGCGGCGGAAAAGGGCGGTCTTGCCGGCGGCATAACCGGCGAAAACACTGAAAACGGCAGGGTGAAGGGCTCTTTTGTGGCGGCGGATGTGACCGCGGAAAAGGCTGCGGGCGGCGTGGCAGGCCTCAGCCGGGGGACCCTTGAATACTGCGAAGTGGGCACGGCCAGCGCCGAAGTGGACGGCGAGGGTAGGGTTATCGGCGTGCCCTATTTCGGTGCTAACGAGGATCAAAGCGGCTATAATTATAAACCCGACGGCGGAAGCCTGGACAACAATATCTTTGCCGTGCGGGTGACGGGATCGGAAGGCCTTGCAGGCGGCATCGCTGGCGAGATGAATAAGGGTTCCATGTACTACTGTGTAAATGCCGCTGCGGTCACGGCCGGCAAGGGCGAGGCTGGAGGGCTTGCGGGGAAGGTGGGCAACGGCGGCACGGGCATTCAGCTGTGCTACAACGCCGGCGATGTGCTGGGCGCCAAGACGGCCGGCGGTATTGCGGCGGTCAACGACGGGAAGATCGACGGCAATTACAACACCGGTCTTGTGAACGCCAAAGCGGTCTTTAACACCGATTATGGATACGGCACCTATATCTTCGAGCAGGACCCCTATCCGGATGCGCTGTCCGGCGGTATCGTGGGCCGCAACAACAACTACCTGGCGCACAGCTACAATGCCCAATATGTGGGCAATATCTACGGCGGCGCCATCGGCATCAATGAAGGGGTTGTCGAGGACTGCGCTTTTCTGAACAACATGCGTAATCTGACGGACCTTTGCTTGCTGGACGATGGAGGAACCACGGGCAGGGTGGAAGGCGTGACCATGATGGACAGCAAAACGCTTCGGACCCATGATTTTGGCGGCGCCATGTGGAAAAATGAACGGGAAGGCGGTGTGGGACCCCATGAATACATCTATCCCTACTTTTCGCCCAATTCTTCCGAATGCGCACTGAGCCGTGATTTTCATCGCACGCCCTACCAGCCCTTGCTGCAGGACCTGGCTAAAGTGTGGATCGAGGAGAAGGAAGGAGACCTTCTGGAGGTGCACTTCATGACACGGGTGCGGTCCTTTGAGCTTCTTCTGGAGACGGATCAGGGCGGTATTCTGTTCCCGGTGGACGCTCCATCTTTAGAGAAGTGTGAACGGTTCGCATTTACGCCTGGTGAGACCGTGTCGCCAACAAAGGCGTGGGTTGGTCTTGATATGGCCGACAGCGAATATACCGCAATTTGTCCGGGCTACAGCGTACAGTTGTCCCCACGAGAGACTGACTACCTGGAGGGTTACCGCTACGAGCATGTGCTTTTGATTCGATGGCCCAAGACCGTTCAGCCGGGGGATGAAGACCTTCTGCCCGAAGGGGCAGCAAGCTGTCAGGCGTTCGTTTACGGCTACGGCGAGAGTTCGGCAAGCGGCAAGCTGCCCTTGGCCAAAAGCAATGTGGTGAAGACCGAATACACGCCGGGGCCGGTTCAGCCGGAGGACATGGTACTCGTGGAGCAAAGCGGTGAAAAAACCGCCGCGGTACACTTTTGGGTTCCCCAAGGCAAAGAACTGACGGATATGAAGTTTGTGATCGAATATGCGAAGGGTAAGCCGGAAACCCTGCCGCTTAGCCCGAAGAATCTTCAAAACGCCTATGTGACCGATGATCTGAACGAGGCCGTGCAGCCCGGGAACGCCGAAACCATCAATCCCGAGCACGGTCAGGCCGCCCGCTATCCCTTCTATCAGAAGGCAAACTCCGCCTATGAAGGCTACGACGAGTTTGTGCTGGTCCTTTTGTGGGACGACATAGGCAACGAGGGCTACAATGGACTCGGGAAAGGTGAATTCAGGGTTATTGTGGAGTACACATTTACGGGAGGCGAGCGGGCCAAATATGCGTCTCCATGGTTTGAAGGGGTGCAGAAGTGATGGGGGAGCGGAGAAAAGACCGCCGTGGCGAGTCGATGATTATTGCCCTCATTATCATGTTCATCCTTCTGCTGATGGGGGTGACGGTGCTTACGGCGGCTTCGGCTACCATGGGCACCGCAGCAAAGCGGACGGAGGACCGGCAGCTTTACTATTACGCCCGTTCGGTGCTGGACACGCTGGATGAGACGCTTCAGCACGGGGAGCTTGGCCGGGCTCTGCGGAACAGCGTGGTGCGAGAGCTTCTCGCTTCAGGCGGAGAAGAGATCACCTTCAGCCATGAGACGGCGCCTGCCGTTGCAGCGGAGAGATGCTCGGTGGAGGACGTAGTGCTGCGCTACCAGGGTACGGCTTCGGTGATGGAACGGGATGAAAGCGGAGCGCCGACTCAGTATTTCATTGGTATGGACAGTGTAAAGCTGTCCTTCACCGTGGCGTATCGGGATCAGCGCTACAGCATGAACGTTTCCTATCATCTGAGAAGCGCGGCCTTCCTCGAGGACGGCGAATGGAGGTGGGATGACCTATGGACCGTGGAAAGCTTGGGACAGTGAAGAAAAAGAATGGGGGAGAGACGCTGGTGGAAGCCATCATCAGTTTTGCGCTGGTACTGATCGTCCTGCTCAGCGTGACCACCATGGTGCGGGCGTCCATCTCCATCAACCGCACGGCAGGGGAAAGAATGGCCGGCCTTGAAACGGAGATGAGCGCCATCGAAGAGGATGGCGGCCCTGCCGCTTCGGACACGGCCAACGGATCGGTGGCGGTGGAGTTTTTAGGGGAGCGCATCGAGGTTCCGGTGGTCATCAAAACCGAAGGTGACCTCACCTATTTTGCGCCCATTCCCGGAGGGCTGACGCCATGAACAAAAAGGGATACACGCTGGTGGAGGCCATCGTGGCCATTGCGGTGGCGGGCATTTTCTGCCTCTGCGCGGCCATGGTGATCACCCCCATTCTGAACAGTTACCGGCGGATTGCGGCCACGTCCGACGGACAGCTCATTGCGGGCAATGTGCTGGACGCCATCCGGAACAAGGCCGCCTACGCCACGGCCCTCAACGCCTCTAGTTCCGGGGAGGCCATCGATCTTGGAAACGGCATCATCGCTGTGTCGGAGGAGGGCTATCTTGTCGTCAACGATGAACTCCAGTTTGCCCGTTCTTATTACAACGGCAAAACCCTTGGCATGACCGTGGAACAGGCGGGGCAGGACCGCGTGGATGTGACGGTGTCGGTTCGGGACTGGGATCGGGAGATCTATACCGTGACGGCCACGGTGGCGCCTCTTCGCAATGTGCTCACCCGCACCTACAGCATCTATGAACCGGAAGGCATGCGCCAAGCGGCCCAGGAGGTGGTCAAGGGCTATGAAGGAACGGGTTGGGGCGCCAATGATAAATCCTTCTATGAGCTCTATAACCAGGTGTACGGCGGCAGCTTCCCCGAATACTCCCTGGATAACATCCTGTCCGCTGAGAAGCGTCAGGCCATGCTGGATGAATTCTATGCCACCCACGGCTCCAGCGATCCCGGACGATTCCGCTATGAATCCATGGTGCATAACGCGCACTACCTCGTTCCATTTATCACCAAGGATACGCTGGTGCCGCTGATCTACGTTACCGATATGCCCAAGAATGCCACCCACACCCGGGTAACCATGCTTTATTATAACTTCACCTGGTATTATCCGGTGAAGGACTGGGGTTATTTTCTGCCGGGCTTCAACGGACTCACCGACGAAGAGATCGCTGCAAAGCTGTCGGATACCACGCAGTGGATTCCCGTCTCTCAATTGCGCTGAGGCGCAAATTCTGCTATAGTGGTAAGAGCAACGCTTTTGAGGTGAAAGATGTTTCAGTACGAACTTTTATATCAGTCCAAGGAAAGCGCGGCCCGTCTGGGCCGCTTTCATACGCCCCACGGAGTCATTGAGACCCCCATGTTCATGCCGGTGGGCACACAGGCGACCGTGAAAACGCTGACGCCCGATGATCTTCTGGCGCTGGACGCACAGATCATCCTTGCCAACACCTACCACCTTTACATGCGGCCCGGCCACGAGCTGGTGCGGGAGGGGGGAGGACTGCATAAATTCATGAACTGGCCCCGTCCCATCCTGACGGACAGCGGCGGCTTTCAGGTTTTCAGTCTGGCCAGGCTCCGGGACATCACCGACGACGGGGTGAGCTTCCGTTCCCACATCAGCGGGTCCAAGCATTTTATCTCTCCGGAAAAGGCTATCGATATCGAGAACGCATTGGGCGCGGACATCATCATGGCTTTTGATGTGTGCTCGCCCTACCCCTGCGAGCGGGAGCAGGTGGAGTCGGCCATGCGCCGCACCCACGCCTGGGCCAAGCGCTGCAAGGCCCATCATAAGCGGGAGGATCAGGCCCTTTTCGGCATTGTGCAGGGCGGACTTTACCCCGATCTACGGGTGGAATCGGCGAAGACCATTGCGGACCTCGACTTTCCCGGCGTCGGCATCGGCGGACTCAGCGTGGGGGAACCGAAGGAGCTCATGTATGAGAGCATTGAGACCATCATGCCCTATCTTCCCACCGACCGGCCCCGGTATCTGATGGGAGTGGGCAGCCCCGACGCCCTGATTGAAGGAGTTTTTCGGGGAATCGACCTGTTCGACTGCGTGCTGCCCACCAGGATCGCCAGAAATGGCACGCTGATGACCTCCCATGGCCGCATGGTCATCAAAAACCAGCGGTACGAGAGGGACTTTACGCCGGTGGATGAGGAATGTGACTGCTATCTATGCAAAAACTTTACGCGGGCGTATCTGCGCCACCTGTTTAAAGCGGAGGAGATTTTGGGCGCCCGTCTCGCCTCCTACCACAACCTTCACTTCCTGCTGAATCTCATGCGCCAGGTGCGGGAAGCGGTTCGGGAGGAGCGGCTTACCGAGTTCCGTCAGGCGTTCTTCGCAAAGTATGGCTATTTGGACAATCATCGAAACTTTTAGTTGAACAATTTGTCATTCTGTTTTATAGTAGTACTAACTTATTTTGAAAGGTAGGGATTTTCACCTATGGGAACTGAAGCAGGAGGCGGCAGCCTCGTATCCATGCTTATTATGATCGGCCTTATGATCGTCTTGTTCTACTTCATGCTGATTCGTCCGCAGAACAAGCGTCAAAAGCAGGTTCGCAATATGCTGGACAACCTGGCCGTGGGCGACCGCGTGATGACCATTGGACGCATCTATGGCCGCATCACCAAGATCAACGACAACGTAATTACGCTTGAAGTTGGTCCGGACAAGGTGGCGCTCGTGATTGACCGGGAAGGTATTGCCAAGGTCGAGGACTCCGAGGTGGAGAACGACATGAAGGATGCGCCTCCCGTGGACGACAAGTAATCCACGGCGTATATTTGGACTTTCCCCCGCATAGGCTTGACTAAAGCTGTGTGAGGGGGGTCCTTATGCGTTCAGTGAAAGTTGTTCGTCAAAAGACGGAAGCATCGTCCCATACGAATCTGATTGTTCCGGTGCTCCGCGGTTTTCTCGTTGCGGCCGTGATTTCGCTCATCGGCGTGCTCGTCTTCGCGCTGGTGATCAAGGCGGCCAGGATGGATGAAAGCGTGATTCCCGCGGTCAATCAGGGGCTCAAGATTTTGAGCGTATTGATCGGCGGCTTTATCAGCGTGAGGGATGGAGCCATGGGATGGATCAAAGGCGGTTTGACGGGTCTTGTATACGGTATAGTGGGCCTTGTCGTGTTTGCCGCTTTTTCAGGGCAAAGCGTCCTTCAGCTTTCCTCGCTGACCGAACTGCTTATTCTTTGCTTCGGCGGCGCGGTGGGCGGCGTGATCGGCGCAAACCTGAAGAAAAAATAACCAAAGATACGGAGGGATTGGGAAATGAAACATATTTCTGTTGTGCAAAAGCCCTGCCTGAAGGAAACGCTGTCCAAGGGCGGCTGCGGCGAGTGCCAGGCTTCCTGCCAGTCCGCTTGCAAAACGAGCTGCACGGTGGCCAACCAGAACTGCGAAAACCGCAGATAATAGCCAAAATTTCAGCCTGAAAAAGGGCGGCATGGGGCCGCCCTTTATTTTTTGATACTTGATAAATCCCGTCATTTCGTTTACGATGGGTAAGGGAATAAGCACGAGGGGGAAAATATGGTACACGCGTTTACTTGCCTGGATCATCACTTTGTGATGGATGTGGAGTCGGGCGGCGTCTACAAAGTGGATGAGATCGCCTATGAAGTGATCCGGCGTTTTGAAGAAAAGAGCGAAGCGGAAATTTTGGATGTCCTTTCGGATCGCTTCGATCCGAAGGATGTGGAAGCGGCTTACGGGGAGATTTCACAGCTGAAGGCGGAGGGGATTCTCTTTTCCGAGGCGGACCCAAGGGTCGCCGCCCTTTCGGGACAGGCTTTAAACCCCGGAGGCGTGGTTAAATCCCTTTGCCTCAATGTGGCCCATGACTGCAATCTTCGCTGCACCTACTGCTTTGCCGATACGGGAGAATTCATGGGCAAACGGGAGCTGATGAGCGAGGAGACCGGCCGGAGAGCCCTTGAATTTTTGATGGAGCACAGTGGGGGCCGCAAACATCTGGAAGTGGATTTCTTTGGCGGCGAGCCGCTGATGAATTTCGATGTGGTGAAAAAGCTGGTGGCCTATGGCCGGGAGCTGGAGAAGCGATACGACAAGGTGATCCGCTTTACCATCACCACCAACTGTCTGCTTTTAAACGATGAGGTTATCGATTTCCTGAACCGGGAGATGCACAACATCGTGCTCAGCCTGGACGGCAGGCCGGAGGTGCATGACCGCCTGCGAAAAACCGTGTCCGGCGAATCCTCCAGCACCTGGGTGCTGGAGAACGCGAAGAAGCTGGCGAAGGCCAGGGGGGACGGGCAGTATTATATCCGCGGCACCTTCACCCGCCATAACCTTGATTTTGCAAAGGACGTGGCTTTTCTTCGGGACCAGGGTTTTGAGCAGCTTTCCTTGGAACCGGTGGTTACGAAGGATGAGGAGCTGGAGATCCGGGAAGCGGATCTGCCCGTGGTCATGGCCGAATATGACAAACTGGCCCGCAGCTACTATGAGGCCCGCAGAAAGCCGGAAACCTGGTACAACTTCTTCCACTTCATGGTGGACCTTTCCCAGGGTCCCTGCCTCATGAAGCGCCTGTCCGGCTGCGGCGCCGGCAGTGAATACATGGCTGTGGCCCCTTCCGGAGACGTCTACCCCTGCCATCAGTTCGTGGGGGAGCCGGACTTTGTGATCGGCAGCGTTCATGACGGCTCTGTAAACCGGGAGATGCAGAAGCGTTTTGCCCAAAACCATGTGATCAATAAGCCTGAATGCGGCGAGTGCTGGGCACGCTATTACTGCAGCGGCGGCTGTCCGGCCAATGCCTGGCAGTTTCATCAGGATCTCAAACAGCCCTACAAACTGGGCTGCGAAATGGAAAAAAAGCGCCTGGAATGCGCGATTGCCATCTACGCGCTGGAACACGATAAGGAGGCATAAAAAATGGAAAACACGATTAAAACCGGAGACAACGTCTACGTACATCATTCTGCTGTCCTCATGGGCAGCGTGACTTTGGGGGACAGCGTGAATATCTGGCCTTCGGCGGTTCTCCGCGGCGATTTGCAGCCCATCACAGTGGGCGAGATGACCAACATTCAAGAGCACGTGACCATTCACGTGGACTATGAAGCCCCCACGAAGATTGGCAGTCATGTGACCATCGGCCATGGCGCCATCGTTCATGGCTGCACCATCAAGGACAACGCGCTCATTGGCATGGGCGCCATCATCATGGACGGCGCTATCATCGGCAAAAACTGCATCGTGGGCGCCGGTGCTTTGGTGCCCCAGAACACTGTCGTGCAGGATGGCAGCGTGGTGGTGGGCAATCCCGCCAGGGTGGTTCGTCCCGTAAAGCCCGAGGAGATCCAGGGAATTGAGGAATCCGCCAGGAATTATTACCAGCAGGCTATGATCGAGATGGCTACGGAAGCTGAGGGTATTGACTAATTATCGAAAATATTGACGCTGGTAGTCAATTCTTATATAATAGACAAATGAGTGTTTAAGAGCGGAGGAGGGCTAAGGATGAACAAAAAAAGCTTGGTCAAGCTTTTGATCATCTTTGTTTTGTTGATCGGTTTGGGTTACCTTGCCATTTGCGGAGCCCAGGTTGGCAAGTATATTCTCAAACCTTTGACGGACGCAATTCCCAAGGGCCTGGACCTGACCGGCGGTGTGTCGGCTTTATACCAGGCGGTGGATCCTGATCAAGAGGACTTTGAATCCAAGATGCAAAGCGTCAGCGCGGTTTTGAGAAATCGTCTGGATGCGAACGGATTCCTGGAAGCAACCATTTCCCGGCAGGGTACGGACCGCATTCGGGTGGAGATCCCGAACGTGAACGATCCGGATGAGCTTCTCAGCATTATCGGCAAGCCGGCAAAGCTGGAGTTCGTGGACCCGAACGGCGAAGTGCTTATGGACGGCAGCATGGTTAAAACCGCGCAGGCCGCCATGGGCAACGGCAACACCTATGTGGTAGCTTTCGAACTGAACGAGGAGGGCACGGACATCTTTGCCAGAGCCACCCAGGAGTTCTTGAACCAGGTGATCAAAATCAACCTGGACGGAACCACCATTTCGGCGCCCACGGTTAATTCGGTTATTGCCAGCGGCACCGGTCAGATCGAGGGCAGCTTTACGGCCTCTCAGGCACAGCAGCTGGCGTCCCTCATCCAGTCCGGCGCACTGCCCCTTGACCTCAACCAGCTGGAGGTGCGCACCATCAGCGCGACGCTGGGTGATGAGGCCATGTCCTCAAGCATGGTCGCGGGCATCATTGCAATCGCCTTTATCTTTGTGTTTATGATTGCGGTCTATCGCCTGCCCGGCCTGATCGGCGGCGTGGCCATGCTGTGGTTCTCACTGCTCTATCTGTTCTTCATGGCGGTCATTCCCGGCGTCCAGCTCACCCTGCCCGGCGTGGCCGGCGTGGTGCTGTCCATCGGTATGGCGGTGGATGCCAACGTGATTATCTTTGAGCGTATGAAGGAAGAGCTCTATATGGGCAAAACGCTGCGCGGTTCGGTTAATTCCGGTTTCCACAAAGCCTTCTCCGCCATTTTGGACGGCAACATCACCACCATTATCGCCGGTGTGGTGATTCTGTTCTTTGGAACCGGTACCATTAAAGGATTTGCCATCTCGCTGATCATCGGCATTTGTGTATCCATGTT is a genomic window containing:
- a CDS encoding prepilin-type N-terminal cleavage/methylation domain-containing protein translates to MNVRRRQWNRGFTLVEAITVLVIIAIMAAVAIPVAANFIERSEQNARNETARSIFMASQSALTVLYGNGHTLTPDGTVDLAAVQPALAAEEVAQNNGNIGYLALRMDGSDRDFNALYRLIGPYIHDKIILNHAILIEYNTLNGNVLSAFYSDRTQSLGYGGADYNVLERTVDRLRSHRTGYYGVEGTGKAEPVREMGDVEVRLADYMGEEAGYNINGGSNYGLLTVECMLPESREDDYFYDITLKPQRGMEETLRVYEKKTEGALSVEEAGKNLNLDTALQMPFEQALPDGSSRRLAMYLETRGTREVLVLVLDGVYPGMSIRDNFPSIQPGSLVASFTASDGTHSKTASSQSCHAYFAGESETAEGTVYSVASVRHLNNIRYRAGAAFMQIQDIKVEDYAEKPILWEPIEDAASTVDSGFKGTYAGGDEAGKYAIYDLSVSGERAGLFLEISEGARVEWVKLNYTDGYKSAYAAADEALQNRYYIHGQSAAGAIAAVNRGEVVRCSVMEGRVAAGSEGLSGGIVGQNEKGTVEMCTAEKTAVEGQKAGGMAAENSGDILKCTVKGTVTAAEKGGLAGGITGENTENGRVKGSFVAADVTAEKAAGGVAGLSRGTLEYCEVGTASAEVDGEGRVIGVPYFGANEDQSGYNYKPDGGSLDNNIFAVRVTGSEGLAGGIAGEMNKGSMYYCVNAAAVTAGKGEAGGLAGKVGNGGTGIQLCYNAGDVLGAKTAGGIAAVNDGKIDGNYNTGLVNAKAVFNTDYGYGTYIFEQDPYPDALSGGIVGRNNNYLAHSYNAQYVGNIYGGAIGINEGVVEDCAFLNNMRNLTDLCLLDDGGTTGRVEGVTMMDSKTLRTHDFGGAMWKNEREGGVGPHEYIYPYFSPNSSECALSRDFHRTPYQPLLQDLAKVWIEEKEGDLLEVHFMTRVRSFELLLETDQGGILFPVDAPSLEKCERFAFTPGETVSPTKAWVGLDMADSEYTAICPGYSVQLSPRETDYLEGYRYEHVLLIRWPKTVQPGDEDLLPEGAASCQAFVYGYGESSASGKLPLAKSNVVKTEYTPGPVQPEDMVLVEQSGEKTAAVHFWVPQGKELTDMKFVIEYAKGKPETLPLSPKNLQNAYVTDDLNEAVQPGNAETINPEHGQAARYPFYQKANSAYEGYDEFVLVLLWDDIGNEGYNGLGKGEFRVIVEYTFTGGERAKYASPWFEGVQK
- a CDS encoding type II secretion system protein, translated to MNKKGYTLVEAIVAIAVAGIFCLCAAMVITPILNSYRRIAATSDGQLIAGNVLDAIRNKAAYATALNASSSGEAIDLGNGIIAVSEEGYLVVNDELQFARSYYNGKTLGMTVEQAGQDRVDVTVSVRDWDREIYTVTATVAPLRNVLTRTYSIYEPEGMRQAAQEVVKGYEGTGWGANDKSFYELYNQVYGGSFPEYSLDNILSAEKRQAMLDEFYATHGSSDPGRFRYESMVHNAHYLVPFITKDTLVPLIYVTDMPKNATHTRVTMLYYNFTWYYPVKDWGYFLPGFNGLTDEEIAAKLSDTTQWIPVSQLR
- the tgt gene encoding tRNA guanosine(34) transglycosylase Tgt, giving the protein MFQYELLYQSKESAARLGRFHTPHGVIETPMFMPVGTQATVKTLTPDDLLALDAQIILANTYHLYMRPGHELVREGGGLHKFMNWPRPILTDSGGFQVFSLARLRDITDDGVSFRSHISGSKHFISPEKAIDIENALGADIIMAFDVCSPYPCEREQVESAMRRTHAWAKRCKAHHKREDQALFGIVQGGLYPDLRVESAKTIADLDFPGVGIGGLSVGEPKELMYESIETIMPYLPTDRPRYLMGVGSPDALIEGVFRGIDLFDCVLPTRIARNGTLMTSHGRMVIKNQRYERDFTPVDEECDCYLCKNFTRAYLRHLFKAEEILGARLASYHNLHFLLNLMRQVREAVREERLTEFRQAFFAKYGYLDNHRNF
- the yajC gene encoding preprotein translocase subunit YajC, giving the protein MGTEAGGGSLVSMLIMIGLMIVLFYFMLIRPQNKRQKQVRNMLDNLAVGDRVMTIGRIYGRITKINDNVITLEVGPDKVALVIDREGIAKVEDSEVENDMKDAPPVDDK
- a CDS encoding TIGR04086 family membrane protein, whose protein sequence is MRSVKVVRQKTEASSHTNLIVPVLRGFLVAAVISLIGVLVFALVIKAARMDESVIPAVNQGLKILSVLIGGFISVRDGAMGWIKGGLTGLVYGIVGLVVFAAFSGQSVLQLSSLTELLILCFGGAVGGVIGANLKKK
- the scfA gene encoding six-cysteine ranthipeptide SCIFF; the encoded protein is MKHISVVQKPCLKETLSKGGCGECQASCQSACKTSCTVANQNCENRR
- the scfB gene encoding thioether cross-link-forming SCIFF peptide maturase, producing the protein MVHAFTCLDHHFVMDVESGGVYKVDEIAYEVIRRFEEKSEAEILDVLSDRFDPKDVEAAYGEISQLKAEGILFSEADPRVAALSGQALNPGGVVKSLCLNVAHDCNLRCTYCFADTGEFMGKRELMSEETGRRALEFLMEHSGGRKHLEVDFFGGEPLMNFDVVKKLVAYGRELEKRYDKVIRFTITTNCLLLNDEVIDFLNREMHNIVLSLDGRPEVHDRLRKTVSGESSSTWVLENAKKLAKARGDGQYYIRGTFTRHNLDFAKDVAFLRDQGFEQLSLEPVVTKDEELEIREADLPVVMAEYDKLARSYYEARRKPETWYNFFHFMVDLSQGPCLMKRLSGCGAGSEYMAVAPSGDVYPCHQFVGEPDFVIGSVHDGSVNREMQKRFAQNHVINKPECGECWARYYCSGGCPANAWQFHQDLKQPYKLGCEMEKKRLECAIAIYALEHDKEA
- a CDS encoding gamma carbonic anhydrase family protein, whose product is MENTIKTGDNVYVHHSAVLMGSVTLGDSVNIWPSAVLRGDLQPITVGEMTNIQEHVTIHVDYEAPTKIGSHVTIGHGAIVHGCTIKDNALIGMGAIIMDGAIIGKNCIVGAGALVPQNTVVQDGSVVVGNPARVVRPVKPEEIQGIEESARNYYQQAMIEMATEAEGID
- the secD gene encoding protein translocase subunit SecD, producing the protein MNKKSLVKLLIIFVLLIGLGYLAICGAQVGKYILKPLTDAIPKGLDLTGGVSALYQAVDPDQEDFESKMQSVSAVLRNRLDANGFLEATISRQGTDRIRVEIPNVNDPDELLSIIGKPAKLEFVDPNGEVLMDGSMVKTAQAAMGNGNTYVVAFELNEEGTDIFARATQEFLNQVIKINLDGTTISAPTVNSVIASGTGQIEGSFTASQAQQLASLIQSGALPLDLNQLEVRTISATLGDEAMSSSMVAGIIAIAFIFVFMIAVYRLPGLIGGVAMLWFSLLYLFFMAVIPGVQLTLPGVAGVVLSIGMAVDANVIIFERMKEELYMGKTLRGSVNSGFHKAFSAILDGNITTIIAGVVILFFGTGTIKGFAISLIIGICVSMFTAIVFTRYMLTLVMDLNVRNKRLYGLRGADK